TATGCACCCACATTTCTCTGGTCCTGATCCTGAGTTATCTATTTGGAAAAGTTCAAGATATGAACCATGTGCTGCACTGGAACAAGGCAATGTTCAATATGGTCCCAAGTCCTGCTTTAGACAAGGTCCAGGGCCAGATGCTCAGAAAATGGGTGCCTTTCAGCATCATATGCCAGATGATTTCACTGATGCTTCTCCCCAGATGCATGTGGACTGAAGCCCCTTGTGATGTCAATCAGTGCTCAGGTATTCTAGGAAGAGTGTGCCTATGTGTCTCCATGCTGGTGCATCTCAGTGGCTACCCTTTTGGCTTCTTTGGCAAATTTCCGGAACCTTTGCAGGTAAACTATAACGAGGAGGGCCAGGACAACCTGGATGAGGATGAGGACAAAGAGGCAGAGCTGGAAAACGAAGGCCAAGCTGCAATACCAGTACTGGCAGGTGGTGATGATCTCCTCCTCTGACAGGTATGCAATGATCCTGCCCTGCAGGTGAGCTGGGGATGCACATATCACTTTTCTATAGTGGGCCCGGTTCTGCTGCCACTGAAGCCATGAACGCAGGTAGAGGATGTCGCAGTCGCACTCCCACGGGTTCTGCCACAGGTGGACCACTTTAAGGCTCTTCAGGTTGTCAAAGAGCCCATTGGGAATAAAGGAGAGCCTGTTGTCGTTGAGGAAGATAACACTAGTTGAGGGACTGAAGGAAGTAGGGAGGGATTCCTCAGTCAGTTCCTGTGAGGTGCAGTCAGTGATATTGTATGTGCAACGGCATGGCTTGGGACAGAAGGACATGCCAAGGGGGAGAAAGCcaaggagggaaaggaagagaatCCAGCGGCTCATTTCCAGCTCTGAAACACAAACGCACAGTCACCATGTGGACAGACTTCCACAAGACCTCATGAGCAAACCTTAGCTGCTTGCCACAAGAGAGCAGCAAATGGGCAAGCAGGCTCCTGAAATCTTGTGACCAACCAGAACAAGC
Above is a genomic segment from Alligator mississippiensis isolate rAllMis1 chromosome 10, rAllMis1, whole genome shotgun sequence containing:
- the GP1BB gene encoding platelet glycoprotein Ib beta chain produces the protein MSFCPKPCRCTYNITDCTSQELTEESLPTSFSPSTSVIFLNDNRLSFIPNGLFDNLKSLKVVHLWQNPWECDCDILYLRSWLQWQQNRAHYRKVICASPAHLQGRIIAYLSEEEIITTCQYWYCSLAFVFQLCLFVLILIQVVLALLVIVYLQRFRKFAKEAKRVATEMHQHGDT